In Quercus robur chromosome 11, dhQueRobu3.1, whole genome shotgun sequence, the following proteins share a genomic window:
- the LOC126705236 gene encoding uncharacterized protein LOC126705236: MEEQFEALTKQLAALAVVNQPRNRSPTLRFVEEDEVDYNVEDEMENPFARHRRRREKPLVSYNSNRWESGFKLDIPEFKGCLQPEEFLDWVAAVEEILEFKEVPQDKRVSLVATKFRGRAAAWWQQLKQSRICQGKSKINTWENFLKHMRAAFLPHNYMRTLYQQLHNLNQGTQSIDEYTREFYQLVARVDLADSEDQLVSRYIGGMRQQFQDTLNLFDPISVSESHQRALHLEKTMNMRTNMVSNSSGNRLPPVAPPYGVITQSTQGKGQVNQAKPQPNCTAASSSGSRCFKCGEAGHRMADCKKGGRYGKGLFIESEECIDDHLNTFEQEAVYDAEEEEEYVQGNDGPLLVTRRACFTPRKSEGEDWLRSNIFQTTCTIGGKVCRLVIDSGSCENVVSEEAIQKLGLATEKHPNPYKLSWLKRGNEVTISKRCLVSFSIGLKYKDNAWCDVVVMDACHLLLGRPWQYDREVQHDGKKNTYSFMFGSTKIVLLPCKEIEPKPTSRGAKNLLAKRAFVEEMFDSGLVFVLLGKESSKGSVVPEAVQSLLDEFVNVFPSDLLEGLPPLRDIQH; encoded by the coding sequence ATGGAAGAGCAGTTTGAAGCGCTAACAAAGCAGCTTGCTGCCTTAGCCGTTGTTAACCAGCCTCGAAACCGTAGTCCAACTCTACGTTTTGTGGAGGAAGATGAGGTAGACTATAATGTTGAGGATGAGATGGAAAATCCGTTTGCTAGACATCGAAGGAGGAGGGAGAAACCCTTGGTTTCATACAATTCAAACAGATGGGAATCtgggttcaaattagatatTCCAGAGTTCAAAGGTTGTTTACAACCTGAAGAATTCCTAGATTGGGTAGCTGCGGTTGAAGAAATTTTGGAGTTTAAGGAGGTGCCGCAAGACAAAAGAGTTTCTTTGGTGGCGACCAAATTCAGAGGACGTGCTGCTGCATGGTGGCAACAATTAAAGCAAAGTCGTATTTGCCAAGGTAAATCTAAAATCAATACttgggaaaattttttgaaacatatgCGTGCTGCATTCTTACCCCATAATTATATGCGTACATTATATCAACAACTACACAATCTTAACCAAGGTACACAATCTATAGATGAGTATACTCGAGAGTTTTATCAACTTGTAGCTAGAGTTGACCTTGCAGATTCGGAAGATCAATTAGTTTCACGTTATATTGGAGGCATGAGGCAACAATTTCAAGATACTTTGAATTTATTTGACCCAATTTCTGTATCTGAATCCCATCAGAGAGCTTTGCATTTAGAGAAGACAATGAATATGAGGACTAACATGGTTTCAAATAGTAGTGGCAACCGACTACCACCAGTAGCTCCTCCTTATGGTGTAATTACACAATCTACACAAGGAAAAGGCCAAGTTAATCAAGCTAAACCACAACCCAACTGCACTGCAGCTAGTAGTTCTGGCTCTCGATGTTTCAAGTGTGGTGAGGCAGGGCATAGAATGGCTGATTGCAAGAAGGGTGGCCGGTATGGTAAGGGTTTATTTATTGAGAGTGAAGAATGTATTGATGATCATTTAAATACCTTTGAGCAAGAAGCTGTTTATGATGCTGAAGAGGAAGAGGAGTATGTGCAGGGAAATGATGGCCCTTTGTTAGTTACAAGAAGGGCGTGTTTCACACCTCGCAAATCTGAAGGCGAGGATTGGCTTCGAAGCAATATCTTTCAAACTACATGTACTATAGGGGGCAAGGTATGTAGACTTGTTATTGATTCTGGAAGCTGTGAGAATGTGGTATCAGAAGAGGCTATTCAAAAATTGGGATTAGCAACAGAGAAGCACCCTAACCCTTACAAACTATCTTGGCTCAAAAGGGGCAATGAGGTAACTATATCTAAACGttgtttggtttctttttctattgGGTTAAAATATAAGGATAATGCATGGTGTGATGTGGTAGTTATGGATGCATGTCATCTTCTCCTTGGTAGACCATGGCAATATGATAGAGAGGTTCAACATGATGGTAAGAAGAATACATACAGTTTCAtgtttggtagcacaaaaaTTGTGTTGTTGCCTTGTAAGGAGATTGAACCTAAGCCAACTTCAAGAGGGGCTAAGAATCTCTTAGCTAAAAGGGCATTTGTTGAAGAGATGTTTGATTCAGGGTTGGTGTTTGTATTATTGGGAAAGGAGAGCTCAAAGGGTAGTGTAGTACCAGAGGCTGTGCAATCTTTATTAGATGAATTTGTAAACGTATTTCCTAGTGATCTACTTGAGGGGTTACCGCCACTCCGAGATATACAACACTAA